In Halorhabdus tiamatea SARL4B, a genomic segment contains:
- a CDS encoding outer membrane protein assembly factor BamB family protein, with product MPSLSRRTLLAAGATCTTTALAGCSGGNSISADTWSPPEDTWPLARYDCTNTGHNPNAKPPRSDVEAAWTVETPVSAHGLVVANGLLTAYGEQGLVVIRLDDRTQVLSEFVPAYVAGIAPGADGGQRLYAAGPLGVRDESFVQFLRGWEYTPERNTHAIWRTYEAGDSRGPARLVANTETVLVGHSGGRDKQLVAFDAESGDIRWQNEGIYPTLADGSVFVSGNSGVVRYHPRTGIGASLHSGPRETWAAQYSGSTVPAVDSGRVIVGGDWSPAGGMPTLYGYDTETGEALWDPATFGGTANAPAVMNDTAYLSISLYDDFGDYYLPNSGELRAVDLPDRTVTWTRETEWVQRSVVVGDNGVVVTCGGYPDGEAYTGQQSGDGGRIRAFDAESGETLWTFSTPSLIGSLALVGSTVYAGSNDGAVYALRTA from the coding sequence ATGCCCTCCCTCAGTAGACGTACTCTCCTTGCCGCCGGTGCTACTTGCACAACAACCGCACTCGCAGGCTGTTCTGGTGGGAATTCGATTTCGGCGGATACGTGGTCTCCACCCGAGGACACGTGGCCACTAGCACGCTACGATTGTACAAACACTGGACACAATCCGAACGCAAAACCTCCCAGAAGCGATGTCGAAGCGGCCTGGACGGTCGAAACACCTGTTTCCGCCCATGGTCTCGTCGTTGCCAATGGACTTCTGACTGCGTACGGTGAGCAGGGTCTCGTCGTCATCCGGCTGGATGATCGCACGCAAGTTCTTTCGGAGTTCGTTCCTGCGTATGTCGCTGGGATCGCCCCAGGAGCTGATGGCGGCCAGCGATTGTACGCTGCTGGGCCACTCGGTGTTCGAGACGAGTCGTTTGTCCAGTTCCTTCGAGGATGGGAGTACACTCCCGAGCGGAATACACACGCAATCTGGCGCACGTACGAGGCGGGTGACAGCCGTGGACCTGCACGTCTGGTCGCTAACACGGAGACAGTGCTTGTCGGCCACTCCGGTGGGCGGGACAAGCAACTCGTTGCGTTTGACGCTGAATCTGGCGACATTCGATGGCAGAACGAGGGGATTTATCCAACGCTTGCTGATGGCTCGGTCTTCGTGAGCGGGAACTCGGGTGTTGTCCGATATCACCCGCGAACGGGAATCGGTGCATCCTTGCATAGTGGCCCCAGGGAAACGTGGGCTGCCCAGTATTCAGGCTCGACTGTGCCGGCAGTCGATTCTGGGAGAGTAATCGTCGGCGGCGACTGGAGCCCAGCAGGGGGAATGCCGACACTGTACGGGTACGACACTGAGACGGGTGAAGCACTCTGGGATCCGGCGACGTTCGGCGGCACGGCGAATGCACCTGCGGTCATGAACGACACGGCGTACCTCAGTATCTCTCTGTATGACGATTTCGGTGACTACTACCTTCCGAACAGTGGTGAACTTCGGGCTGTTGACCTTCCGGATCGGACGGTTACGTGGACACGAGAAACTGAGTGGGTTCAAAGATCTGTCGTCGTCGGGGACAATGGTGTTGTTGTTACTTGCGGGGGCTACCCTGACGGTGAAGCGTATACTGGTCAGCAGAGCGGTGACGGTGGTCGAATCCGCGCATTTGACGCCGAATCGGGGGAGACGCTGTGGACTTTCTCTACGCCAAGCTTGATCGGATCACTCGCACTTGTGGGATCAACTGTATACGCTGGCTCTAACGACGGAGCGGTGTATGCACTTCGCACAGCGTGA
- a CDS encoding SAM hydrolase/SAM-dependent halogenase family protein, protein MITLSSDFGAPYPAAMKGVLTTRTDARLIDVSHDFPRQDVQAAAFWLREILPSFPPAVHLVVVDPGVGTDRAALAVRAGEHVLVGPDNGVLIPAARELADGADEPAEADGIEVFEYRYDDPESVTFHGRDVFAPMAATVHEAGLGAFESGDRFGCVEACEDLAFPEPTTRDDGVDGEVLVVDDFGNAITNVPGEVLTDRFGEAVTVNGVWAPARRTYATVEADNRLVTVGSHGNVELAVNRGRGEERFSVSPGSRVRLRWT, encoded by the coding sequence ATGATCACGCTCAGTTCCGACTTCGGTGCTCCGTATCCGGCGGCGATGAAGGGCGTTCTCACGACTCGGACTGACGCCCGGCTGATCGACGTCTCCCATGACTTCCCCCGGCAGGACGTCCAGGCGGCCGCGTTCTGGCTGCGTGAAATCCTGCCGTCGTTCCCACCTGCCGTTCACCTCGTCGTGGTCGACCCCGGCGTCGGGACCGACCGGGCGGCCCTGGCAGTTCGGGCTGGCGAGCACGTCCTCGTTGGCCCTGATAACGGCGTCTTGATTCCAGCCGCTCGGGAACTCGCCGACGGCGCGGACGAACCTGCCGAGGCCGACGGGATCGAGGTCTTCGAGTATCGCTACGACGACCCCGAAAGCGTCACGTTCCACGGTCGGGACGTCTTCGCGCCGATGGCGGCAACCGTCCACGAGGCCGGCCTGGGGGCCTTCGAGTCCGGCGACCGGTTCGGCTGCGTCGAGGCATGCGAGGACCTGGCGTTCCCCGAACCCACGACCCGGGACGACGGTGTCGACGGCGAAGTGCTGGTGGTCGATGACTTCGGCAACGCGATCACGAACGTCCCGGGCGAGGTTCTGACAGACCGTTTCGGCGAGGCAGTGACCGTCAACGGCGTCTGGGCACCCGCGAGACGAACCTACGCGACGGTCGAGGCCGACAACCGGCTTGTCACTGTCGGGAGCCACGGCAACGTCGAACTCGCCGTCAATCGGGGCCGGGGCGAGGAGCGATTCAGCGTCTCGCCGGGGTCGCGGGTCCGGCTTCGGTGGACGTGA